From a single Streptomyces sp. NBC_00237 genomic region:
- a CDS encoding MarR family winged helix-turn-helix transcriptional regulator → MTTQQISDAELAGQPAAYWTGVAYEALIAYTRAQMAEKDYTQPQFWLLRNLSENDISPDGEGMTLPELQAAMTSYIRPEDDLATEAEVLLERGWLTRDAEDRLWLTKEGEQARVDLARNAPAIRAALHEGIDDADYVTTLKVLQQLIRNAGGTAV, encoded by the coding sequence CTCCGACGCCGAACTCGCCGGACAGCCCGCCGCGTACTGGACCGGTGTCGCCTACGAGGCGCTGATTGCGTACACCCGGGCCCAGATGGCCGAAAAAGATTACACCCAGCCCCAGTTCTGGCTGTTGCGCAACCTGTCGGAGAACGACATCTCGCCCGACGGCGAGGGAATGACCCTCCCCGAGCTGCAGGCGGCCATGACCTCCTACATCCGGCCCGAGGACGATCTGGCGACCGAGGCCGAGGTGCTCCTGGAGCGCGGCTGGCTGACCCGGGACGCCGAGGACCGGCTGTGGCTCACGAAGGAGGGGGAACAGGCCCGCGTCGACCTCGCACGCAACGCCCCCGCGATCCGTGCCGCCCTCCACGAGGGCATCGACGACGCGGACTACGTCACCACGCTGAAGGTGCTTCAGCAGCTGATCCGAAACGCGGGTGGGACGGCCGTCTGA